Proteins from one Chaetodon auriga isolate fChaAug3 chromosome 19, fChaAug3.hap1, whole genome shotgun sequence genomic window:
- the erbin gene encoding erbin isoform X3, protein MSKRSLFVRLVPCRCLRGEEEAVTSLDYSHCSLETVPKEIFSFEKTLQELYLDANQIEELPKQLFNCQLLHRLSMPDNDLTVLPPAIANLINLRELDVSKNSIQEFPENIKNCKVLAIVEASVNPISKLPEGFTQLLSLTQLYLNDAFLEFLPASFGRLTKLQILELRENQLKMLPKSMQKLTQLERLDLGSNEFTEVPEVLEQLSGIKELWMDGNRLTFLPGMMGMLKQLVYLDVSKNNLEMVDEQICGCESLQDLLLSNNALTQLPGSIGSLKKLTALKVDENQLMYLPDSIGGLTSLDELDCSFNEIEALPSSVGQCVSIRTFAADHNFLMQLPPEMGNWKNATVLFLHSNKLESLPEEMGDMQKLKVINLSNNKLKNLPYSFTKLNQMTAMWLSENQSKPLIPLQKEEDPETHKTVLTNYMFPQQIRTEDYIPNSDSESFNPALWEEQRKHRAQVAFECDEDKDERETPPREGNLKRYPTPYPDELKNMVKTAQSVAHRLKEDESSDESGRDAKPERNHIGVQDVGVKVIEAPCPNGMASDVDPQVSTNPPAPDSKDTSESYSSQKVPLKSSGGSMMNHEDTLEDSEELSDEEEEMKIAEMRPPLIEISINQPKVVTLSKDKKDDADSLLDETVANSNQNNSNCSSPSRMSDSVSLTTDSSQDNSLCTPEREAKMPFLPKSRQEDENMNQPKDTTPLLHNGNGSETSLQALLKTQQTPPEKMGDYDLTMEARLAFIEKGINNGMGENYTKWDQINMNVSKLPTDNMLQLDEVDKTKNGSLTQEDLDGKQGFSNDNMEHLLNGNQQVSDCINSLGNKSQAVRVETSAAHVASTGVTASSDMSLSRSTEELSPEKRCHPPQVMKSHSVSNIETGGMKLYSFEGDSDSYDTAGMMRMAGAGPGPGAQGQSIVRSKSASQLLNDQTLQVHPSSSASSSDLLSSSKPPASTSRYAISSSMGIPPPQYNIQYTSSAMPKEGLWAQRTPMPPEHQGYLPPPPHSLANTNYSNRNQAPPYPLQPQQRGPPMGPKPSGDMWAMERLHSTGGQPRSSTLHRQSSTASTASIGDPRRMQVPDGEYMTYRDIHTLARGPLAMSQAMQRPLSARTYSIDVPGASRPLSARPQPHELPERTMSVSDFNYQHGSPSKRPNTRVKSEHSLLDGSGQMSGGAGRVPSDWRDQVMRHIEAKKMEKDDVFGPQGQQSYTLDPHRKVPLMNGQMGLSGRPQMSQAPMARHPSREQLIDYLMLKVSHQPQGPPRIPQDALQQEIRVKVEKNPELGFSISGGVGGRGNPFRPDDNGIFVTRVQPEGPASKVLQPGDKIIQANGYSFVNIDHGNAVSLLKTFPTTVDLTIIRDVQA, encoded by the exons ATGTCCAAGCGGAGCTTGTTTGTTCGTCTGGTGCCGTGCCGCTGCTTGCggggtgaggaggaggcggtAACATCGCTCGACTACTCCCACTGCAGCCTGGAGACTGTTCCTAAGGAGATCTTTAGCTTTGAGAAGACCCTGCAGGAACTTTACCTCGATGCCAACCAGATCGAGGAGCTGCCTAAA CAACTGTTTAACTGCCAGTTACTCCACCGACTGAGCATGCCAGATAATGACCTGACGGTGTTACCGCCAGCAATCGCAAACCTCATCAATCTCAGGGAGCttgatgtcagcaaaaaca GTATCCAGGAGTTtccagaaaacatcaaaaattgCAAAGTCCTAGCTATCGTAGAAGCCAGTGTGAATCCCATATCCAA GCTCCCTGAAGGTTTCACCCAGCTCCTGAGTCTGACACAGCTCTACCTGAACGATGCCTTCCTCGAGTTCTTACCAGCCAGCTTCGGCAG GTTGACTAAACTACAGATCCTGGAGCTGAGGGAGAACCAGTTAAAGATGTTGCCAAA AAGCATGCAGAAGCTCACACAGCTGGAAAGGTTGGACCTGGGGAGTAATGAGTTCACTGAAGTG CCTGAGGTGTTGGAGCAGCTGAGCGGAATCAAGGAGCTGTGGATGGACGGGAACAGACTGACGTTTTTACCTGGG ATGATGGGGATGCTGAAACAGCTGGTATACCTGGATGTGTCCAAGAACAACCTGGAGATGGTGGATGAGCAGATCTGTGGCTGTGAGAGCCTGCAGGACCTCCTGCTGTCCAACAACGCCCTCACACAGCTGCCAGGCTCCATCG GCTCGCTGAAGAAACTGACCGCCCTGAAGGTGGATGAGAATCAGCTGATGTACTTGCCGGACTCCATCGGAGG tctgacttctctggacGAGCTGGACTGCAGTTTCAATGAGATCGAAGCTTTGCCCTCTTCCGTCGGCCAGTGTGTCAGCATCCGTACCTTCGCTGCAGATCACAACTTCCTTATGCAGCTTCCTCCTGAG ATGGGCAACTGGAAGAATGCGACTGTGCTGTTCCTACATTCCAACAAGCTGGAGTCTTTGCCCGAGGAGATGGGCGACATGCAGAAGCTCAAGGTCATCAACCTCAGCAACAACAA attAAAGAATCTTCCCTACAGTTTCACTAAACTGAACCAGATGACTGCAATGTGGCTGTCTGAAAATCAG TCGAAGCCCCTGATCCCTCTCCAGAAGGAGGAGGATCCAGAGACGCACAAAACCGTGCTGACCAACTACATGTTCCCCCAGCAAATCAGGACCGAGGACT acaTCCCCAACTCTGACTCTGAGAGCTTTAATCCAGCTCTGTGGGAGGAGCAGCGCAAGCACCGAGCTCAGGTGGCCTTCGAGTGTGACGAGGACAAAGACGAGCGGGAAACGCCCCCGAGG GAGGGAAACCTGAAGCGCTACCCGACACCGTACCCAGACGAGCTGAAGAACATGGTGAAGACAGCCCAGTCTGTGGCTCACCGGCTGAAGGAGGACGAGTCGAGCGACGAGTCGGGGAGGGACGCAAAACCAGAGAGGAACCACATCGGCGTGCAGGACGTGGGAGTAAAG GTGATCGAGGCCCCCTGTCCCAACGGCATGGCATCAGACGTGGACCCCCAGGTCTCTACCAACCCGCCTGCGCCGGACTCTAAAGACACATCCGAGTCTTACAGCTCTCAGAAAGTCCCTCTCAAATCTTCAGGGGGCTCTATGATGAACCACGAGGACACGCTGGAG GATTCTGAAGAGCTGTCTgacgaagaagaggagatgaaaataGCGGAGATGAGACCCCCTCTCATCGAGATCTCCATCAACCAGCCCAAAGTCGTGACTTTAAGTAAGGACAAAAAAG ACGACGCGGACTCTTTGCTGGACGAGACGGTGGCCAACAGCAACCAGAACAACAGCAACTGCTCGTCTCCATCACGCATGTCTGACTCGGTGTCTCTgaccacagacagcagccaggaCAACTCTCTGTGCACCCctgagagagaggcaaagaTGCCCTTCTTACCGAAAAGCCG GCAAGAAGATGAGAACATGAACCAGCCTAAAGACACCACCCCTCTGCTCCACAATGGCAACGGCTCTGAAACGTCCCTTCAGGCTCTTCTGAAAACCCAGCAGACCCCGCCGGAGAAAATGGGTGACTACGACCTGACCATGGAAGCCAGACTGGCCTTCATTGAGAAGGGAATAAACAACGGCATGGGAGAAAACTACACAAAGTGGGACCAGATCAATATGAACGTGTCAAAGCTGCCAACCGACAACATGCTGCAGCTAGACGAGGTGGACAAAACCAAGAATGGCTCGCTAACCCAGGAGGACTTGGACGGCAAGCAGGGTTTTAGCAATGACAACATGGAGCATTTGCTGAATGGGAACCAGCAGGTCAGTGACTGCATCAATAGTTTGGGGAACAAAAGCCAAGCGGTGAGAGTAGAGACATCTGCTGCGCATGTGGCCTCGACAGGCGTCACGGCCAGCAGTGACATGTCTCTTTCTCGCAGCACAGAGGAACTGTCTCCGGAGAAAAGGTGCCATCCCCCGCAGGTGATGAAGTCTCACAGTGTCAGCAACATAGAAACGGGAGGCATGAAGCTGTACTCCTTTGAAGGGGATAGCGACTCCTACGACACAGCGGGGATGATGAGGATGGCGGGAGCCGGCCCGGGGCCAGGGGCTCAGGGCCAGAGCATCGTCAGGAGCAAGTCAGCCAGCCAGTTACTCAATGACCAGACTCTCCAGGTCCACCCTagctcctctgcgtcttcctcagacctgctctcctcctccaagCCCCCCGCCAGCACCAGCAGATATGCGATCTCCTCCAGCATGggcatccctcctcctcagtacaacatacagtacacgAGCAGTGCCATGCCTAAAGAGGGCCTCTGGGCCCAGAGGACGCCCATGCCCCCGGAGCACCAAGGctacctccctcctcccccacacTCACTCGCCAACACCAACTACTCCAACCGTAATCAGGCACCCCCCTACCCTCTACAACCCCAGCAGAGGGGGCCTCCCATGGGTCCCAAACCCTCTGGGGACATGTGGGCTATGGAGAGACTTCATTCTACTGGAGGCCAGCCTAGAAGCAGCACTCTGCACAGGCAAAGCAGCACCGCCTCCACGGCCTCCATAGGCGACCCGAGGCGCATGCAGGTGCCCGATGGGGAATACATGACATACAGGGACATTCACACCCTCGCCAGGGGGCCGCTGGCAATGAGCCAGGCCATGCAGAGGCCCCTCTCGGCTCGCACTTACAGCATCGACGTACCCGGAGCTTCCAGGCCTCTCAGCGCCAGGCCGCAGCCCCACGAGCTTCCAGAGAGGACCATGTCCGTCAGCGATTTCAACTACCAGCACGGCAGTCCCAGCAAGAGGCCCAACACCAGGGTGAAGTCGGAGCACTCGCTGCTGGATGGGTCCGGGCAGATGTCAGGAGGAGCGGGAAGGGTGCCGTCTGACTGGAGAGACCAGGTGATGCGGCACATCGAGGCCAAGAAAATGGAAAAG GATGATGTGTTTGGTCCTCAAGGACAGCAGAGCTACACCCTTGACCCCCACAGAAAA GTGCCTTTGATGAACGGTCAGATGGGCCTCTCCGGTCGTCCTCAGATGAGCCAGGCGCCCATGGCCCGCCACCCGTCCAGAGAGCAGCTCATCGATTACCTGATGCTCAAAGTCTCCCATCAGCCCCAGGGGCCCCCACGCATCCCGCAGGACGCGCTGCAGCAAGAG ATCCGAGTCAAAGTGGAGAAGAATCCAGAGCTGGGTTTCAGTATATCAGGAGGAGTGGGAGGCCGCGGGAACCCCTTTCGTCCAGATGACAAc GGTATATTTGTGACAAGGGTTCAACCTGAGGGGCCGGCGTCCAAGGTTCTTCAGCCCGGAGATAAAATTATCCAG GCAAATGGATACAGCTTTGTGAATATCGATCACGGGAACGCAGTGTCCCTCCTGAAGACATTTCCAACCACTGTGGATTTGACTATCATAAGAGACGTGCAAGCATAG
- the erbin gene encoding erbin isoform X1 → MSKRSLFVRLVPCRCLRGEEEAVTSLDYSHCSLETVPKEIFSFEKTLQELYLDANQIEELPKQLFNCQLLHRLSMPDNDLTVLPPAIANLINLRELDVSKNSIQEFPENIKNCKVLAIVEASVNPISKLPEGFTQLLSLTQLYLNDAFLEFLPASFGRLTKLQILELRENQLKMLPKSMQKLTQLERLDLGSNEFTEVPEVLEQLSGIKELWMDGNRLTFLPGMMGMLKQLVYLDVSKNNLEMVDEQICGCESLQDLLLSNNALTQLPGSIGSLKKLTALKVDENQLMYLPDSIGGLTSLDELDCSFNEIEALPSSVGQCVSIRTFAADHNFLMQLPPEMGNWKNATVLFLHSNKLESLPEEMGDMQKLKVINLSNNKLKNLPYSFTKLNQMTAMWLSENQSKPLIPLQKEEDPETHKTVLTNYMFPQQIRTEDYIPNSDSESFNPALWEEQRKHRAQVAFECDEDKDERETPPREGNLKRYPTPYPDELKNMVKTAQSVAHRLKEDESSDESGRDAKPERNHIGVQDVGVKVIEAPCPNGMASDVDPQVSTNPPAPDSKDTSESYSSQKVPLKSSGGSMMNHEDTLEDSEELSDEEEEMKIAEMRPPLIEISINQPKVVTLSKDKKDDADSLLDETVANSNQNNSNCSSPSRMSDSVSLTTDSSQDNSLCTPEREAKMPFLPKSRQEDENMNQPKDTTPLLHNGNGSETSLQALLKTQQTPPEKMGDYDLTMEARLAFIEKGINNGMGENYTKWDQINMNVSKLPTDNMLQLDEVDKTKNGSLTQEDLDGKQGFSNDNMEHLLNGNQQVSDCINSLGNKSQAVRVETSAAHVASTGVTASSDMSLSRSTEELSPEKRCHPPQVMKSHSVSNIETGGMKLYSFEGDSDSYDTAGMMRMAGAGPGPGAQGQSIVRSKSASQLLNDQTLQVHPSSSASSSDLLSSSKPPASTSRYAISSSMGIPPPQYNIQYTSSAMPKEGLWAQRTPMPPEHQGYLPPPPHSLANTNYSNRNQAPPYPLQPQQRGPPMGPKPSGDMWAMERLHSTGGQPRSSTLHRQSSTASTASIGDPRRMQVPDGEYMTYRDIHTLARGPLAMSQAMQRPLSARTYSIDVPGASRPLSARPQPHELPERTMSVSDFNYQHGSPSKRPNTRVKSEHSLLDGSGQMSGGAGRVPSDWRDQVMRHIEAKKMEKNALSRSYNSNNAPLSWSHYGSCRDMHASQGSLVFSARDGQPCGALGFCDDVFGPQGQQSYTLDPHRKVPLMNGQMGLSGRPQMSQAPMARHPSREQLIDYLMLKVSHQPQGPPRIPQDALQQEIRVKVEKNPELGFSISGGVGGRGNPFRPDDNGIFVTRVQPEGPASKVLQPGDKIIQANGYSFVNIDHGNAVSLLKTFPTTVDLTIIRDVQA, encoded by the exons ATGTCCAAGCGGAGCTTGTTTGTTCGTCTGGTGCCGTGCCGCTGCTTGCggggtgaggaggaggcggtAACATCGCTCGACTACTCCCACTGCAGCCTGGAGACTGTTCCTAAGGAGATCTTTAGCTTTGAGAAGACCCTGCAGGAACTTTACCTCGATGCCAACCAGATCGAGGAGCTGCCTAAA CAACTGTTTAACTGCCAGTTACTCCACCGACTGAGCATGCCAGATAATGACCTGACGGTGTTACCGCCAGCAATCGCAAACCTCATCAATCTCAGGGAGCttgatgtcagcaaaaaca GTATCCAGGAGTTtccagaaaacatcaaaaattgCAAAGTCCTAGCTATCGTAGAAGCCAGTGTGAATCCCATATCCAA GCTCCCTGAAGGTTTCACCCAGCTCCTGAGTCTGACACAGCTCTACCTGAACGATGCCTTCCTCGAGTTCTTACCAGCCAGCTTCGGCAG GTTGACTAAACTACAGATCCTGGAGCTGAGGGAGAACCAGTTAAAGATGTTGCCAAA AAGCATGCAGAAGCTCACACAGCTGGAAAGGTTGGACCTGGGGAGTAATGAGTTCACTGAAGTG CCTGAGGTGTTGGAGCAGCTGAGCGGAATCAAGGAGCTGTGGATGGACGGGAACAGACTGACGTTTTTACCTGGG ATGATGGGGATGCTGAAACAGCTGGTATACCTGGATGTGTCCAAGAACAACCTGGAGATGGTGGATGAGCAGATCTGTGGCTGTGAGAGCCTGCAGGACCTCCTGCTGTCCAACAACGCCCTCACACAGCTGCCAGGCTCCATCG GCTCGCTGAAGAAACTGACCGCCCTGAAGGTGGATGAGAATCAGCTGATGTACTTGCCGGACTCCATCGGAGG tctgacttctctggacGAGCTGGACTGCAGTTTCAATGAGATCGAAGCTTTGCCCTCTTCCGTCGGCCAGTGTGTCAGCATCCGTACCTTCGCTGCAGATCACAACTTCCTTATGCAGCTTCCTCCTGAG ATGGGCAACTGGAAGAATGCGACTGTGCTGTTCCTACATTCCAACAAGCTGGAGTCTTTGCCCGAGGAGATGGGCGACATGCAGAAGCTCAAGGTCATCAACCTCAGCAACAACAA attAAAGAATCTTCCCTACAGTTTCACTAAACTGAACCAGATGACTGCAATGTGGCTGTCTGAAAATCAG TCGAAGCCCCTGATCCCTCTCCAGAAGGAGGAGGATCCAGAGACGCACAAAACCGTGCTGACCAACTACATGTTCCCCCAGCAAATCAGGACCGAGGACT acaTCCCCAACTCTGACTCTGAGAGCTTTAATCCAGCTCTGTGGGAGGAGCAGCGCAAGCACCGAGCTCAGGTGGCCTTCGAGTGTGACGAGGACAAAGACGAGCGGGAAACGCCCCCGAGG GAGGGAAACCTGAAGCGCTACCCGACACCGTACCCAGACGAGCTGAAGAACATGGTGAAGACAGCCCAGTCTGTGGCTCACCGGCTGAAGGAGGACGAGTCGAGCGACGAGTCGGGGAGGGACGCAAAACCAGAGAGGAACCACATCGGCGTGCAGGACGTGGGAGTAAAG GTGATCGAGGCCCCCTGTCCCAACGGCATGGCATCAGACGTGGACCCCCAGGTCTCTACCAACCCGCCTGCGCCGGACTCTAAAGACACATCCGAGTCTTACAGCTCTCAGAAAGTCCCTCTCAAATCTTCAGGGGGCTCTATGATGAACCACGAGGACACGCTGGAG GATTCTGAAGAGCTGTCTgacgaagaagaggagatgaaaataGCGGAGATGAGACCCCCTCTCATCGAGATCTCCATCAACCAGCCCAAAGTCGTGACTTTAAGTAAGGACAAAAAAG ACGACGCGGACTCTTTGCTGGACGAGACGGTGGCCAACAGCAACCAGAACAACAGCAACTGCTCGTCTCCATCACGCATGTCTGACTCGGTGTCTCTgaccacagacagcagccaggaCAACTCTCTGTGCACCCctgagagagaggcaaagaTGCCCTTCTTACCGAAAAGCCG GCAAGAAGATGAGAACATGAACCAGCCTAAAGACACCACCCCTCTGCTCCACAATGGCAACGGCTCTGAAACGTCCCTTCAGGCTCTTCTGAAAACCCAGCAGACCCCGCCGGAGAAAATGGGTGACTACGACCTGACCATGGAAGCCAGACTGGCCTTCATTGAGAAGGGAATAAACAACGGCATGGGAGAAAACTACACAAAGTGGGACCAGATCAATATGAACGTGTCAAAGCTGCCAACCGACAACATGCTGCAGCTAGACGAGGTGGACAAAACCAAGAATGGCTCGCTAACCCAGGAGGACTTGGACGGCAAGCAGGGTTTTAGCAATGACAACATGGAGCATTTGCTGAATGGGAACCAGCAGGTCAGTGACTGCATCAATAGTTTGGGGAACAAAAGCCAAGCGGTGAGAGTAGAGACATCTGCTGCGCATGTGGCCTCGACAGGCGTCACGGCCAGCAGTGACATGTCTCTTTCTCGCAGCACAGAGGAACTGTCTCCGGAGAAAAGGTGCCATCCCCCGCAGGTGATGAAGTCTCACAGTGTCAGCAACATAGAAACGGGAGGCATGAAGCTGTACTCCTTTGAAGGGGATAGCGACTCCTACGACACAGCGGGGATGATGAGGATGGCGGGAGCCGGCCCGGGGCCAGGGGCTCAGGGCCAGAGCATCGTCAGGAGCAAGTCAGCCAGCCAGTTACTCAATGACCAGACTCTCCAGGTCCACCCTagctcctctgcgtcttcctcagacctgctctcctcctccaagCCCCCCGCCAGCACCAGCAGATATGCGATCTCCTCCAGCATGggcatccctcctcctcagtacaacatacagtacacgAGCAGTGCCATGCCTAAAGAGGGCCTCTGGGCCCAGAGGACGCCCATGCCCCCGGAGCACCAAGGctacctccctcctcccccacacTCACTCGCCAACACCAACTACTCCAACCGTAATCAGGCACCCCCCTACCCTCTACAACCCCAGCAGAGGGGGCCTCCCATGGGTCCCAAACCCTCTGGGGACATGTGGGCTATGGAGAGACTTCATTCTACTGGAGGCCAGCCTAGAAGCAGCACTCTGCACAGGCAAAGCAGCACCGCCTCCACGGCCTCCATAGGCGACCCGAGGCGCATGCAGGTGCCCGATGGGGAATACATGACATACAGGGACATTCACACCCTCGCCAGGGGGCCGCTGGCAATGAGCCAGGCCATGCAGAGGCCCCTCTCGGCTCGCACTTACAGCATCGACGTACCCGGAGCTTCCAGGCCTCTCAGCGCCAGGCCGCAGCCCCACGAGCTTCCAGAGAGGACCATGTCCGTCAGCGATTTCAACTACCAGCACGGCAGTCCCAGCAAGAGGCCCAACACCAGGGTGAAGTCGGAGCACTCGCTGCTGGATGGGTCCGGGCAGATGTCAGGAGGAGCGGGAAGGGTGCCGTCTGACTGGAGAGACCAGGTGATGCGGCACATCGAGGCCAAGAAAATGGAAAAG AATGCGCTGTCTCGCTCCTATAATTCCAATAATGCTCCGCTGAGCTGGTCTCACTACGGCAGCTGTAGGGATATGCATGCCAGCCAAGGGTCCCTGGTCTTTAGTGCCAGGGACGGACAGCCCTGCGGAGCTCTGGGCTTCTGT GATGATGTGTTTGGTCCTCAAGGACAGCAGAGCTACACCCTTGACCCCCACAGAAAA GTGCCTTTGATGAACGGTCAGATGGGCCTCTCCGGTCGTCCTCAGATGAGCCAGGCGCCCATGGCCCGCCACCCGTCCAGAGAGCAGCTCATCGATTACCTGATGCTCAAAGTCTCCCATCAGCCCCAGGGGCCCCCACGCATCCCGCAGGACGCGCTGCAGCAAGAG ATCCGAGTCAAAGTGGAGAAGAATCCAGAGCTGGGTTTCAGTATATCAGGAGGAGTGGGAGGCCGCGGGAACCCCTTTCGTCCAGATGACAAc GGTATATTTGTGACAAGGGTTCAACCTGAGGGGCCGGCGTCCAAGGTTCTTCAGCCCGGAGATAAAATTATCCAG GCAAATGGATACAGCTTTGTGAATATCGATCACGGGAACGCAGTGTCCCTCCTGAAGACATTTCCAACCACTGTGGATTTGACTATCATAAGAGACGTGCAAGCATAG